In the Ursus arctos isolate Adak ecotype North America unplaced genomic scaffold, UrsArc2.0 scaffold_5, whole genome shotgun sequence genome, one interval contains:
- the LOC113261418 gene encoding olfactory receptor 2W3: MDGTNESTQGNFILLGFSDRPHLERILFVVILVAYLLTLVGNTTIILVSRLDPHLHTPMYFFLTHLSFLDLSFTTSSIPQLLYNLNGSDKTISYIGCAIQLFLFLGLGGVECLLLAVMAYDRFVAVCKPLHYRVIMNPCLCKGLVSVAWGCGVANSLAMSPVTLHLPRCGHHSVDHFLCEMPALIRMACVNTAAIEVTVFVLAVGIVLSPLVFILVSYGYIVRAVLHIQSSSGRHKAFNTCGSHLTVVSLFYGNIIYMYMQPGNSSSQDQGKFLTLFYNIVTPLLNPLIYTLRNKEVKGALRRLLLGNREVGKD, encoded by the coding sequence ATGGATGGGACCAATGAGAGCACCCAGGGAAATTTCATCCTTTTGGGGTTTTCTGACCGCCCCCATCTGGAAAGGATCCTCTTTGTGGTCATCTTGGTTGCATATCTCCTGACCCTTGTGGGCAACACTACCATCATCCTGGTGTCCCGGCTGgacccccacctccacactcccatgtacttcttcctcacccaccTATCCTTCCTGGACCTCAGTTTCACCACCAGCTCCATCCCTCAGCTGCTCTATAACCTGAATGGAAGTGACAAGACCATCAGCTACATAGGCTGTGCCATCCAGCTCTTCCTATTTCTGGGTCTGGGTGGTGTGGAGTGCCTGCTCCTGGCTGTCATGGCATATGACCGGTTTGTTGCAGTCTGCAAGCCCCTCCACTATAGGGTGATCATGAATCCATGCCTCTGCAAAGGCTTGGTGTCAGTGGCCTGGGGCTGTGGGGTGGCCAACTCCTTGGCCATGTCCCCAGTAACCCTGCATTTACCCCGCTGTGGGCACCACAGTGTGGACCACTTCCTGTGTGAAATGCCTGCCCTGATCCGAATGGCCTGTGTCAACACAGCTGCCATCGAGGTCACCGTCTTCGTCCTGGCAGTGGGCATTGTGCTGTCACCTCTGGTGTTCATCTTGGTGTCCTATGGCTACATTGTAAGGGCTGTATTACACATTCAGTCATCCTCAGGAAGGCACAAAGCCTTCAACACCTGTGGCTCCCATCTCACAGTCGTCTCCCTTTTCTATGGAAACATCATCTACATGTACATGCAACCTGGAAACAGCTCTTCCCAGGACCAGGGCAAGTTCCTCACCCTCTTCTACAACATTGTCACACCACTCCTGAACCCCCTGATCTACACCCTCAGAAACAAGGAGGTGAAGGGGGCCCTGAGGAGGCTGCTGCTGGGTAACAGAGAGGTGGGAAAGGATTAG